One Acidobacteriota bacterium genomic window carries:
- the ruvA gene encoding Holliday junction branch migration protein RuvA: MIAFLRGRLIEKHPNRLVVDVHGVGYDVQVPLSTFYDLAAPGEDVALRIHTHVREDQIALYGFATRLELDLFERLIGVGGIGPKIALAALSGIEPHELVRAVGSNDTRRLSSIPGIGKKTAERISLELRDKLPALPGVAAGPVAAGPAADADRRADLVSALVNLGYPRPSAERAIDGALETEADTVPFEHLLRRALRSLARSSTR; this comes from the coding sequence GTGATCGCGTTCCTCAGGGGGCGGCTGATCGAGAAGCACCCCAACCGGCTGGTCGTCGACGTGCACGGCGTTGGCTACGACGTGCAGGTGCCGCTGTCGACCTTCTACGACCTCGCGGCGCCCGGCGAGGACGTCGCGCTCCGGATCCACACCCACGTGCGCGAGGACCAGATCGCCCTGTATGGGTTCGCGACGCGGCTCGAGCTCGACCTCTTCGAGCGGTTGATCGGGGTTGGCGGCATCGGCCCGAAGATCGCCCTCGCGGCGCTCTCCGGGATCGAGCCGCACGAACTGGTCCGGGCCGTCGGCTCGAACGATACCCGCCGCCTCTCGAGCATTCCGGGCATCGGCAAGAAGACCGCCGAGCGGATCAGCCTCGAACTGCGCGACAAGCTGCCCGCGCTGCCCGGCGTGGCCGCCGGGCCGGTCGCGGCCGGGCCGGCGGCCGACGCCGACAGGCGGGCCGACCTCGTTTCGGCGCTCGTCAACCTCGGCTACCCGCGGCCGTCGGCCGAGCGAGCCATCGACGGCGCCCTCGAAACCGAGGCGGACACGGTCCCGTTCGAACACCTTCTGCGGCGGGCCCTGCGCTCGCTGGCCCGGTCGTCGACACGATGA
- the ruvC gene encoding crossover junction endodeoxyribonuclease RuvC gives MRIFGIDPGSARTGFGCIESDGSRYRLVAAGVVTPPPRASFPEKLLAIHDGLAAEIAAARPDCVAIENLFHATNVRSALQLGHARGVAVLAAVEAGLPVAEYTPADIKRAVVGYGRAEKGQVQQMMKLLLGLEAVPAPHDVADALAIAVCHLHRIGPLARAGVDARSAARPGGRPRRWRDLKVAP, from the coding sequence GTGAGGATCTTCGGCATCGATCCCGGGTCGGCGCGCACCGGGTTCGGCTGCATCGAATCCGACGGCAGCCGGTACCGCCTCGTCGCGGCCGGGGTCGTGACGCCGCCGCCGCGCGCGTCCTTTCCCGAGAAGCTGCTCGCCATCCACGACGGCCTGGCTGCGGAGATCGCCGCCGCGCGTCCCGACTGCGTCGCTATCGAGAACCTCTTCCATGCCACGAACGTGCGCAGCGCGCTCCAGTTGGGCCACGCCCGGGGCGTGGCGGTGCTCGCTGCCGTCGAGGCCGGGCTGCCCGTCGCCGAGTACACGCCCGCCGACATCAAGCGCGCGGTGGTGGGCTACGGCCGCGCCGAGAAAGGCCAGGTCCAGCAGATGATGAAGCTGCTGCTCGGTCTCGAGGCCGTGCCGGCGCCGCACGATGTCGCCGATGCCCTGGCGATTGCCGTCTGCCACCTGCACCGGATCGGACCGCTGGCCAGGGCCGGAGTCGACGCGCGGTCCGCGGCGCGTCCGGGGGGCCGCCCGAGGCGCTGGCGCGACCTGAAGGTGGCCCCGTGA
- a CDS encoding dioxygenase yields MMTAQPDRIERRARDWWRTPVLFVSHGSPLVTNDEGFKQTLRRFGLGLGVPRAVVAISAHWTAMRPIRVTASRQPERIRDYAGFPAWVDAGVPTLPGAPAEASRVATLLNGRGLGALLDQGRGLDSAVWLPLALLFPGARIPTVQVSLPAPIAPDEMLAIGEALAPLRRDGVVLLASGGIVHNEARARFDQPRPPTEAWAMAFDSWMRDRLEADDTGAILNYRRQGPMAHLAAPTSEHLDPLFFALGSRLQGDRCHVIYEGFHGGILSLRTFAFAGRRQGDLRLPPEWTLRTSRP; encoded by the coding sequence ATGATGACCGCTCAGCCGGACCGCATCGAGCGCCGGGCCCGCGACTGGTGGCGGACGCCGGTGCTGTTTGTCTCACACGGCTCGCCCCTCGTGACGAACGACGAGGGCTTCAAGCAGACTCTGAGGCGCTTTGGCCTGGGCCTCGGCGTGCCGCGCGCCGTCGTCGCCATTTCGGCCCACTGGACCGCCATGCGCCCGATCAGGGTGACCGCGAGCCGGCAACCCGAACGGATTCGCGACTACGCGGGGTTCCCGGCCTGGGTCGATGCCGGCGTGCCGACGCTCCCCGGCGCGCCTGCCGAGGCGTCGAGGGTTGCCACCCTCTTGAACGGGCGGGGTCTCGGGGCCCTGCTGGATCAGGGACGTGGGCTCGATTCAGCGGTCTGGCTGCCCCTGGCCCTGCTGTTTCCCGGCGCGCGGATCCCGACCGTGCAGGTGTCGCTGCCCGCGCCGATCGCGCCCGACGAGATGCTGGCCATCGGCGAAGCGCTCGCGCCGCTCCGGCGCGACGGCGTCGTGCTGCTCGCCAGCGGAGGCATCGTCCACAACGAGGCGCGGGCGCGCTTCGACCAGCCGAGGCCGCCGACCGAGGCGTGGGCGATGGCCTTCGACAGCTGGATGCGCGATCGGCTGGAGGCGGACGACACCGGCGCGATCCTCAACTATCGCCGTCAGGGTCCCATGGCGCATCTCGCCGCGCCGACATCGGAGCATCTCGACCCGCTCTTCTTCGCGCTCGGGAGCCGGCTGCAGGGCGACCGCTGTCACGTGATCTACGAGGGCTTCCACGGCGGCATCCTGTCGCTGCGGACGTTCGCCTTCGCCGGCCGGCGGCAAGGAGACCTCCGGCTCCCGCCGGAGTGGACTCTCAGGACGTCACGGCCCTGA
- a CDS encoding methyltransferase domain-containing protein — translation MEGWEGWDDYAPFYDWENAQTVGRRDVAFWRRLARQTGGRVLELGCGTGRITVPLARTGLPVVGIDRSGAMLAHARRRLSRAALRGRAHLVRGDIRSLPFESRRFALVVAPYGILQSLLSDEDLAAALSAAARVLAPDGTLGIDLVPDVPRWKEYRRRVSLSGRRGRHGPPVALVESVRQQPEQHLTVFDHEYIEGWGRRRRVHRFSVAFRTLPVRALIDRVEAHGFRVEHVLGDYDGKPWDERADTWVILASRR, via the coding sequence ATGGAAGGCTGGGAGGGCTGGGACGACTACGCGCCGTTCTACGACTGGGAGAACGCCCAGACGGTCGGCCGGCGCGACGTGGCCTTCTGGCGCCGGTTGGCGAGACAGACCGGTGGCCGTGTGCTCGAGCTCGGCTGCGGCACGGGGCGCATCACCGTGCCGCTCGCCAGGACGGGCCTGCCGGTCGTGGGCATCGACCGCTCCGGGGCCATGCTGGCTCACGCCAGACGCCGCCTGAGCCGCGCCGCCCTTCGTGGGCGGGCCCACCTCGTGCGCGGCGACATCCGGAGCCTGCCGTTCGAGTCACGGCGGTTCGCGCTGGTCGTGGCGCCGTACGGCATCCTGCAGTCGTTGCTGTCGGACGAGGATCTCGCGGCCGCGTTGTCGGCAGCGGCACGCGTCCTGGCGCCCGACGGCACGTTGGGGATCGACCTCGTGCCGGACGTACCCCGCTGGAAGGAGTACCGCAGGAGGGTCAGCCTGTCGGGCCGCCGGGGACGCCACGGCCCGCCCGTCGCGCTCGTCGAGTCGGTGCGCCAACAGCCCGAGCAGCACCTCACGGTCTTCGACCACGAGTACATCGAAGGCTGGGGCCGGCGCCGGCGGGTCCACCGCTTCTCGGTGGCGTTTCGCACCCTCCCCGTCAGGGCACTCATCGACCGGGTCGAGGCCCACGGGTTTCGCGTCGAGCACGTGCTCGGCGACTACGACGGCAAGCCCTGGGACGAACGCGCCGACACGTGGGTCATCCTGGCCTCACGGCGGTGA
- a CDS encoding ketoacyl-ACP synthase III, whose protein sequence is MRRAQILSLATYVPPRVLTNDDLEKMVDTSNEWILQRTGIRERHIVDPGVATSDLAKEAALQAIERAGLTPDAIDFIVVGTTTPDTVFPSTACLLQHKIGATRAWGFDLGAACSGFVYALTVAGQMVANGTHKYALAVGADVMSSIIDYTDRATCVLFGDGAGAVVVGPAEDEAFGILDYAHEIDGSGGPALCMPAGGSRLPASHETVDQRLHYVHQDGQAVFKFAVRKTEEICRRLLTSNGLGPDDVDLLVSHQANQRIIRSAADRLGLSQEKVVINIERFGNTTAATIPLALTDAIADGRLKRGDLVVLTSVGAGFTVGSVLLRWSVA, encoded by the coding sequence GTGCGACGGGCGCAGATTCTCTCGCTGGCGACGTACGTGCCCCCGCGCGTGCTCACCAACGACGACCTCGAGAAGATGGTCGACACGTCGAACGAGTGGATCCTGCAGCGCACCGGGATCCGCGAACGCCACATCGTCGATCCGGGCGTCGCGACGTCCGACCTGGCGAAAGAGGCCGCTCTGCAGGCCATCGAGCGCGCCGGGCTCACCCCAGACGCGATCGACTTCATCGTCGTCGGCACGACGACGCCCGACACGGTGTTTCCGAGCACCGCGTGCCTGCTGCAGCACAAGATCGGGGCCACCCGCGCATGGGGATTCGATCTCGGCGCCGCCTGTTCGGGCTTCGTGTACGCGTTGACGGTCGCGGGGCAGATGGTCGCCAACGGTACGCACAAGTACGCGCTGGCCGTGGGCGCCGACGTGATGTCGAGCATCATCGACTACACCGACCGGGCGACGTGCGTGCTCTTCGGCGACGGCGCTGGCGCCGTCGTCGTCGGGCCGGCAGAGGACGAGGCCTTCGGGATCCTCGACTACGCACACGAGATCGACGGCAGCGGCGGTCCGGCCCTCTGTATGCCGGCCGGCGGCAGCCGGCTGCCCGCCTCGCACGAGACGGTCGACCAGCGCCTGCACTACGTGCACCAGGACGGCCAGGCCGTGTTCAAGTTCGCCGTGCGCAAGACCGAGGAGATCTGCCGGCGCCTCCTCACCAGCAATGGCCTCGGGCCCGACGACGTCGACCTGCTCGTCTCGCACCAGGCCAATCAGCGCATCATCCGCTCGGCAGCCGACCGCCTCGGCCTGTCGCAGGAGAAGGTCGTCATCAACATCGAGCGGTTCGGCAACACCACGGCCGCCACGATTCCGCTCGCGTTGACCGACGCCATCGCCGATGGCCGCCTGAAGCGAGGCGACCTCGTCGTGCTCACGTCGGTTGGCGCCGGGTTCACCGTGGGCTCGGTGCTGCTGCGGTGGTCCGTCGCCTGA
- the ruvB gene encoding Holliday junction branch migration DNA helicase RuvB: MNDRLVNAVRADEDVQYEVGLRPRVLDEYIGQDRVRENLSVSIAAARQRGEALDHVLLYGPPGLGKTTLAFVIGNEMHVPVRATAGPVLEKPGDLAAILTDLQEREVLFIDEIHRMSPVIEEILYPAMEDYELDIVIGQGPGARSVKVPLQRFTLVGATTRTGLLTSPLRSRFGIVHRLDFYTVPDMHEIVRRSARILGVPIDDDAASELARRCRGTPRIANRLLRRVRDYAQVRADGSITLDVAHAGLKLLEVDEHGFDEVDRRLLRAIIDKFGGGPVGLGTLAAAISEEKDAIEDIYEPFLMQIGFLERTPRGRVATPRAYDYFGLTDQGKDQRLW; encoded by the coding sequence ATGAACGATCGCCTCGTGAACGCCGTGCGGGCCGACGAGGACGTCCAGTACGAGGTGGGCCTGCGCCCGCGCGTGCTCGACGAGTACATCGGCCAGGACCGCGTCCGCGAGAACCTCTCGGTCTCGATCGCGGCCGCGCGGCAGCGCGGCGAAGCGCTCGACCACGTGCTGCTGTACGGCCCGCCCGGCCTCGGCAAGACCACGCTGGCCTTCGTGATCGGCAACGAGATGCACGTGCCGGTGCGGGCGACCGCCGGCCCGGTGCTCGAGAAGCCCGGTGACCTCGCGGCCATCCTGACCGACCTGCAGGAGCGCGAGGTCCTCTTCATCGACGAGATTCACCGCATGTCACCGGTGATCGAGGAGATCCTCTATCCGGCGATGGAGGACTACGAGCTCGACATCGTCATCGGCCAGGGGCCAGGGGCCCGGTCGGTGAAGGTCCCGCTGCAGCGCTTCACGCTGGTGGGCGCGACCACCCGGACGGGCCTCCTGACGTCGCCGCTGCGGAGCCGTTTCGGCATCGTCCACCGGCTGGATTTCTACACCGTGCCCGACATGCACGAGATCGTGCGACGGTCGGCGCGGATTCTCGGGGTCCCGATCGACGACGACGCGGCGAGCGAGCTGGCCCGACGCTGCCGGGGGACGCCTCGCATCGCGAACCGGCTGCTGCGCCGCGTGCGCGATTACGCGCAGGTGCGCGCCGACGGGTCGATCACGCTCGACGTGGCGCACGCCGGACTGAAGCTGCTCGAGGTCGATGAGCACGGGTTCGACGAGGTCGATCGGCGGCTGCTGCGCGCCATCATCGACAAGTTCGGCGGCGGGCCCGTCGGCCTCGGTACACTGGCGGCCGCGATCAGCGAGGAGAAGGACGCCATCGAGGACATCTACGAGCCATTCCTCATGCAGATCGGGTTCCTCGAGCGCACGCCGCGCGGCCGGGTCGCGACCCCGCGCGCCTACGACTACTTCGGACTGACCGACCAGGGAAAGGACCAGCGACTGTGGTGA
- a CDS encoding YebC/PmpR family DNA-binding transcriptional regulator: protein MSGHSKWHTIKHKKGAADAKRGKIFTRIIKEITVAARTGGGDPDSNPRLRTIVAEAKSVNMPADNIKKAIQRGTGELPGQSYEEVTYEGYGPGGAAVIIDVLTDNRNRTVSELRHLLSKHGGNLGETNSVAWMFDKRGYIVVDKTRAEEDALMAAALEAGADDMRDDGDSWEVLTAPAAYDAVLEAVKGLGIEPDAAEVTMLPQNYVKLEGKTAQQMVRLMDVLDDHDDVRKVWSNFDIEEKEIEASLA from the coding sequence ATGTCGGGCCACTCCAAATGGCACACCATCAAGCACAAGAAGGGCGCGGCCGACGCCAAGCGCGGGAAGATCTTCACGCGCATCATCAAGGAAATCACCGTCGCCGCCCGGACCGGTGGGGGTGACCCCGACTCGAACCCCCGGTTGCGCACCATCGTGGCCGAGGCCAAGTCGGTCAACATGCCGGCCGACAACATCAAGAAGGCCATCCAGCGCGGGACGGGCGAGCTGCCCGGCCAGTCGTACGAGGAAGTCACCTACGAAGGATACGGACCGGGCGGGGCGGCGGTCATCATCGACGTGCTGACCGACAACCGCAACCGGACGGTGAGCGAGCTTCGGCACCTGCTCTCCAAGCACGGCGGCAACCTCGGCGAGACGAACTCGGTGGCGTGGATGTTCGACAAGCGTGGCTACATCGTCGTCGACAAGACCCGAGCCGAGGAGGATGCGTTGATGGCGGCCGCGCTCGAGGCCGGGGCCGACGACATGCGCGACGACGGCGACAGCTGGGAGGTCCTGACCGCCCCGGCGGCGTACGACGCGGTGCTCGAGGCCGTCAAGGGGCTCGGCATCGAGCCCGACGCCGCGGAGGTCACCATGCTGCCCCAGAACTACGTGAAGCTCGAGGGCAAGACGGCGCAGCAGATGGTCCGGCTCATGGACGTGCTCGACGACCACGATGACGTGCGCAAGGTGTGGTCGAACTTCGACATCGAGGAGAAGGAGATCGAGGCCTCGCTGGCGTGA